Proteins encoded by one window of Xyrauchen texanus isolate HMW12.3.18 chromosome 24, RBS_HiC_50CHRs, whole genome shotgun sequence:
- the LOC127617677 gene encoding neurotrypsin-like — MDISGILSIATVFHLSICVYGEAGPNIVVLNTLQSSGPLSCSEGFTELGYYNGSVSQTDSGSSCLKWTDFPDYMLQYPKRGLGDHNYCRNPDRESNPWCFFRQRSGAIGWAYCDCNQGAARLVGGSSNKSGRLEVYLNGQWGAVCDTHLSDRDASVICRQLRLGEIGTALRHSYFGPGSGLFHFERLGCHGNENSLMECRSRKYVSADCNHGNEAGVVCAVPKGNGAPLRLVGGLEDFEGRVEVYHNGRWGTICDDEWDDIDAEVVCRQLRWGGVPKAWTWAHFGQGTGPIFLDGVHCTGNELSLEECPHAPWGQHNCDHMEDAGVSCNPYTDGVLRLVGADSPWEGRLEVYHAGQWGTVCDDNWTGRHAQVVCRQLGYRGRAELVLDGMYGEGTGLILLDEVKCEGGESSLLDCAHGEWGQHDCSHSEDVGIRCEREGEFLEIPDVPPVTGPLVRLVDGESRKEGRVEVFINGEWGSVCDDGWDDINAGIVCKQLGFIGASKARSMAYFGEGQGPIHLDNVKCVGTEASLGECSALGSDAHDCRHSEDAGVICDYITEPMKNQQECGLRPNTQRRRRRIIGGDKSLRGDWPWQVSLWLRSQSKGTHPLCGATLINSCWVITAAHCFKRFGTDPSRYVLRLGDYHTEERDDFERTLSPERIINHRKYHSQGWEYDIALLKLKGTDGNCVAFNPHTNAVCLPAQSKKKGKRPIACVITGWGITGSEYSRTLLQAWVPILPSWKCKKRYGSRFTSRMLCAGSISNHHRVDSCQGDSGGPLVCQGEGGHWMLTGIISWGHGCGDPTYPGVYTRVSRFLKWIEKVTQSPAKV; from the exons GCCCTCTGTCCTGCTCTGAGGGTTTCACTGAGCTGGGTTATTACAATGGATCTGTGTCTCAGACGGACTCTGGCTCTTCCTGTCTTAAATGGACTGATTTTCCAGACTACATGCTGCAATACCCCAAACGTGGGCTGGGTGACCACAACTACTGTAGAAACCCTGACCGTGAGTCCAACCCCTGGTGTTTCTTCAGACAGAGGTCAGGAGCCATCGGGTGGGCCTACTGCGACTGCAACCAGG GTGCAGCAAGGTTGGTGGGGGGTTCATCCAATAAGAGTGGCCGTCTCGAGGTGTACCTGAATGGCCAATGGGGAGCAGTGTGTGACACCCACCTGAGTGACCGAGATGCCAGTGTAATCTGTCGACAACTGAGGCTCGG TGAAATCGGCACTGCACTTCGGCACTCCTACTTTGGACCTGGTTCTGGCCTCTTCCACTTTGAACGTCTTGGCTGCCATggcaatgaaaattctctgatggAGTGCCGGAGCCGGAAATATGTCTCTGCCGACTGTAACCATGGCAATGAGGCTGGAGTGGTGTGTGCTGTACCTAAGg GCAATGGTGCCCCCCTAAGGCTTGTGGGAGGACTTGAGGATTTTGAGGGGCGCGTGGAAGTGTATCATAACGGGAGGTGGGGAACTATCTGTGATGACGAATGGGATGATATTGATGCTGAAGTGGTCTGTAGACAGTTGAGATGGGG TGGCGTGCCAAAGGCATGGACATGGGCACACTTTGGGCAGGGCACTGGGCCTATATTCCTGGATGGGGTGCACTGCACAGGAAATGAGCTCTCTCTTGAGGAATGTCCTCATGCGCCTTGGGGCCAGCACAACTGTGACCACATGGAGGATGCTGGAGTGTCCTGTAACCCATATACAG ATGGAGTGTTACGTCTAGTGGGAGCTGATAGCCCGTGGGAAGGACGCCTTGAAGTGTATCATGCTGGACAATGGGGCACAGTGTGTGATGACAACTGGACTGGACGCCATGCCCAGGTGGTGTGTCGACAGCTGGGTTACCG AGGGCGTGCTGAGCTGGTTCTAGATGGGATGTATGGTGAAGGCACAGGGCTGATCCTTCTGGATGAGGTGAAATGTGAAGGGGGTGAAAGCTCTTTGCTGGACTGTGCTCATGGTGAGTGGGGGCAGCATGACTGCTCCCACAGTGAGGATGTGGGCATACGTTGTGAGAGAGAAGGAGAGTTCCTGGAAATTCCTGATGTGCCTCCTGTCACAG GTCCCCTGGTAAGACTGGTGGATGGCGAGAGCCGTAAGGAGGGTCGTGTGGAGGTGTTCATTAACGGCGAGTGGGGCAGTGTGTGTGACGATGGATGGGATGACATCAATGCAGGCATAGTCTGCAAACAACTAGGATTCAT TGGTGCTTCCAAGGCCCGTTCCATGGCTTATTTCGGTGAGGGCCAGGGACCAATCCATCTGGATAATGTGAAGTGTGTTGGGACAGAGGCTTCGCTGGGTGAGTGTTCAGCTCTTGGCTCAGATGCCCATGATTGCAGACACAGTGAAGATGCAGGCGTCATCTGTGACTACATTACTGAGCCCATGAAAAACCAGCAAGAATGTGGTCTGAGACCCAACACACAAAGACGGCGAAGAAGGATCATTGGAGGAGACAAGTCTCTTCG GGGGGACTGGCCATGGCAAGTATCTCTGTGGCTGAGGTCTCAATCAAAAGGCACCCATCCACTTTGTGGGGCAACTCTCATAAATTCTTGTTGGGTTATTACTGCTGCTCATTGCTTcaagag gtTTGGCACAGATCCCTCCCGTTATGTGTTACGGCTTGGTGACTACCACACAGAGGAGAGGGATGACTTTGAGCGCACTCTTTCTCCCGAGCGCATCATCAACCACAGGAAGTACCACAGCCAGGGCTGGGAGTATGATATTGCCTTGCTGAAGTTGAAGGGCACAGATGGGAACTGTGTGGCCTTTAACCCACACACTAATGCAGTTTGCCTTCCAGCTCAGAGCAAAAAAAAGGGGAAGAGGCCCATCGCTTGTGTTATTACTGGCTGGGGAATTACAG GCTCTGAGTATTCCCGAACACTGCTTCAAGCCTGGGTTCCCATACTGCCCTCCTGGAAGTGTAAAAAACGCTATGGCAGTCGCTTCACCAGCCGCATGTTGTGTGCTGGCAGCATATCAAACCATCACCGGGTGGACAGTTGTCAGGGTGACAGTGGAGGGCCACTGGTGTGCCAGGGTGAAGGTGGGCACTGGATGCTCACAGGAATCATCTCTTGGGGTCACGGATGTGGTGACCCCACCTATCCTGGTGTTTATACAAGGGTCAGCAGGTTCCTGAAGTGGATTGAGAAAGTCACCCAAAGCCCTGCCAAAGTGTGA